A stretch of Mucilaginibacter terrae DNA encodes these proteins:
- a CDS encoding DUF3078 domain-containing protein, which produces MAQQTDSLRRVDSLKQVDLDLRRIADSLRRADSVRRDNIKIDTNLINRYRIDPRRNALPQRLRPLQVFPEYMPVSMMDYKVSYWHKYATIGINFNQATFSNNWTGGGVNSFAINSNVDYKVEYNKQPFVFTSQLILLYGRSKNKEQLPRKTNDRIFWDNKLATQLSKSWFFFGSLSFESQFDKGFRYDANGATTLISQFMAPGYVTESFGFEYKPNNWFDLRIGTGTARQTFVLTDNIEYSGDAPGKAYNVIKGRSMYNELAFQAVAAFDKEVMQNLRLTSRYQIFIPYGRGAQNIDHRLDLTIAARVNKLVAVTITGVAIYDRDAFANRTDTKPGIQASENLALGVIYRFP; this is translated from the coding sequence ATGGCACAGCAAACCGATAGTTTACGCCGCGTAGATAGCCTGAAACAGGTTGATTTAGACCTGCGCCGCATAGCCGACAGTTTACGACGGGCTGATAGTGTACGCCGCGATAATATAAAAATAGATACCAATCTCATAAACCGTTACCGTATCGACCCCCGCCGTAATGCTTTGCCACAGCGATTACGTCCATTACAGGTTTTTCCTGAATATATGCCCGTATCCATGATGGATTATAAGGTGAGTTACTGGCATAAGTATGCAACTATTGGCATTAACTTTAATCAGGCCACTTTTAGCAATAACTGGACTGGTGGTGGTGTAAACTCCTTTGCTATAAATAGTAATGTTGATTATAAAGTTGAGTATAATAAACAGCCGTTTGTTTTTACATCACAGTTGATATTATTGTACGGGCGGTCAAAAAATAAGGAACAACTGCCCCGTAAAACCAACGACCGTATTTTTTGGGATAACAAACTGGCCACACAATTATCCAAATCATGGTTCTTTTTCGGATCATTAAGCTTTGAGTCGCAGTTTGATAAGGGTTTCAGGTACGATGCCAATGGAGCGACTACACTTATTTCGCAGTTTATGGCGCCAGGCTATGTAACTGAGTCTTTTGGTTTTGAGTACAAACCCAATAATTGGTTCGATTTACGTATTGGTACAGGTACAGCCCGCCAAACTTTTGTACTAACAGATAATATAGAATACTCGGGCGATGCGCCTGGTAAGGCCTATAACGTAATCAAAGGCCGTTCGATGTATAACGAGTTGGCATTTCAGGCGGTAGCTGCGTTTGATAAGGAGGTGATGCAAAACCTGCGTTTAACCTCGCGTTATCAAATTTTCATTCCATACGGCCGGGGTGCTCAAAATATCGATCACCGTTTAGATCTTACTATTGCCGCCAGAGTGAATAAACTTGTTGCAGTAACGATAACCGGCGTAGCCATATATGATAGGGATGCTTTTGCTAACCGCACCGATACAAAACCCGGCATTCAGGCCAGTGAAAACCTTGCGTTGGGTGTAATATATAGGTTCCCGTAA